AATCGTTGTCTCCGTGGCATATACCGTTACCGACGGGAAGTAGCTTTTAAAAACCTCCAGACCGAAGTAAAAATCAGGATCGGCATAGCTGACATAAATTGCGGTTAAATTTTTTCCGCTGGCTTTGATTTCCTCCGCTACGCGCTTTGCATCAGAAAGCGTAAACTGCGCATCGATCAGTACCGCATCGGTCTGGCCGCTGACGATCACTGAGGCTACGCCGAAGCTGGTTTCGGCGGCATGGTAAACGTTAAGCCTTAACGCCCCGCCTTCAATAGATTTAAATGTTTGAGCTGTTGCATTCATATTTAACAAAATTGAGATGAATAAAATAGAGGTTGATAACAGTGTATATGATGTTTTTTTCATGATCATTAGTTGTTGTGAATAAATTTTAAATGGTTTTCAACGCCAGCTGGCTTTCAATCCGACTGGTAATTTCTTCGAAAGACGAATAACCTTGTTCTATCAGTACCAGTTCATTTCCGGTATCCAATAATAAGGTTGGATAAGACATGGCATAATCTGATGCTTTAGCAAAGGCTGCCTGAGTAGCCGCTTTCATTTCCGGACTGTGAAAATGTTTGAAGAATTCCACAGGTTCCATACCGAGGCCACCCAGAATTGCCCTATAGGTGACATCATCATTCAGGTCTTTACCAAAGAAATATCTTTCTTTCTGGACTGCAGCGGCAAAAACCACATTTTTTTCCGGCCAGAACTGTTGTACAGTCACAATTGCCCTGGAAGGAATCTCGCTGTCCAGCACTACCTCCTCCTGATGAATAAACTGAAAATAAGCTTCTCCAAAGGCAGTTCCTGTCAGACTGGCGATCTGCTGATCATGCTTAATAAAATAACCGGCCATCTGTTTACTTTGCCTTCGGACATTATGCCCAGCCCACATTCCTGCCGGGGTCAGCTCAAAATCTATCTGGCCTTTATACTTTTCAGCAGTCTGAAGGGTATTTTTATAATTTCCATAACACCATCCGCAAAGCGGATCCATCACATATATTAATTTCATTATTTCTATTTTTTAAATTCAAACTTTCCTTTCAGAAACTGTGCTGCTCTGCCAGCTGTAGATTTTTCATCTTTATAACTGAGAAAAGCGTCCACCTCTCCTTCTTTAGTATTGATCACCTGGCTTACCGTTAGCCCGTCCTGC
This region of Pedobacter steynii genomic DNA includes:
- a CDS encoding DsbA family protein, which gives rise to MKLIYVMDPLCGWCYGNYKNTLQTAEKYKGQIDFELTPAGMWAGHNVRRQSKQMAGYFIKHDQQIASLTGTAFGEAYFQFIHQEEVVLDSEIPSRAIVTVQQFWPEKNVVFAAAVQKERYFFGKDLNDDVTYRAILGGLGMEPVEFFKHFHSPEMKAATQAAFAKASDYAMSYPTLLLDTGNELVLIEQGYSSFEEITSRIESQLALKTI